ATCAGCGCCCAAAGCCGCCGATCAACCTGTGCATAATCTCCATGCTGTGCCCCAAACCGGACGTTCACAGTCAACTCGCTCTCCATCTCCTCCTTCCGACGATGGTTTCCGTGCCTCCCGTGCATCTTCTGTTGACTCTGTTGTTGCAACAGTCGCCTCCATCTCCCTCACTAGTCTGATGACAAGACCAAACAAAGAGTAGGGCCAAGAATATTGCGTGTTCTCTGACAGACCCCATTATAAACAGGAACAGCAAAACGCTGATAAAACGCCAATAATACTTTACTTGTACGACTGTTACGCGTTCATTAAGTTACTCCGTCGTCAGACTTACGCCTAATACGTCAGAAAACGTCAATATGCGTTTGGGGTACGTCAACTATAGATAAGGTATGGGTTAGAAAGATGTTACTCGTAGGTTATTAATAAGTTAGCTGTACGATACACCTTCATGCCAACGTATCTCGATGTATGAGTAACCAACCTACGTATGTCTAGCGTATGACTAGAGCATCCATAACGTTTGCCTAACGTATGAAGAAGACGTCGGCATGCACCCAAAACCTGTGTGCATGCATAACAATTTATGTTCCTCCTCTGCGTACAACAATATATGCCAGCTAATAccatatgtatttgtaaccGCAGCATTTAAAAGCAGGTCATACCTTTCAGTTTTGCTTCAACAAAACGATACTTGGAAACCTTGTGTCCAAAGTTATAATGTAATCGAATTCCAGGCAAACAAAAAGGGAATCTAACGAATTTCCATATCATAGATTTTGACAGTTTCAATTGTTTGAGGACATAAAATACTAATGTAAAACGCAGTTGGTGACGTATTTCAATTACAATTCTAGGAACAGAGTATTGAATCTTTGTCTCAAATTGCTCACTTGACAATCCTAGTTAGCATTGTGTGTGTTGAAAGACGATGTGTGGATGAAGTTATCATGCtttagttttataaaacttttaataGTGACAACATTCTTCAATAGTGAATGTCGATTTAATAACAGACGTAAAGCCACATGCATAGTGACGTCAATTACTATTTCTGCAACCAGGCTTTTGATCTTGTATTAGAAGGGTTTCATGGGCACATATACTGCAAACACATCACAAATTAAATTTTCTGATACTGGAAGATTGCAAGATAGGTAATTACCTTTATTCTGCCCTGTTATTGATGGGATAATTAATCAACTGTATCAACCAAGTATACAGCTTCTCTTTCAGGATTAGGAATTAATATATAACTTACGTCTATTATTTCCGCTCCGTTAGAATTAGCCCAATAAATACTAACGACCATAGGGATTAAATCTACGATCTAACGTCTATTTTAGCTCCTTTAAGACAAGGTCAATTCATTCTACCTCTCACGAGGAATTTATCAACAACTAAGGTCTATTATTTCGCCCTGTTAGGGTTAGGTCTTTTAATTTCACCGACCAAGAGGAATATTAACCTTAAGtaaaagtaaatcttttagctcAGTGAGGACAAGGTCAGGTAATTTTACTGGTCACAAGGAATTAAACTACAACTAACGTCGTAAGGTTGCGTTAATTTTGTGTTTTCCAATTTGACAATACATCAGTATATTTCATCAGTGAGGTATAATTGATATATCGTACAGCATAATCACTCACTTTCTGGAATACGTGGCATCTTTTActgtttaaatcataaaaatgagAGAGCACAAAACAATTTCTATGTCAACAAATGTCCCTTTCGGAAAAGCCTGTGGTCATCAATTATTAATTGGCTCTGTAGTGTTCATGGTATTATTAAATGcgctaataaaacttaatacaaattTAGGAAAAAGAAAGGGAAAAAGGACAACATCCTTGTTTCATctcatgaaaaaatattatctatGGTGCTTATTCGatgatatatgataaatatgccATGTGCAAACAATTACTCTAAgtactttattatatacttcCAGACGCTTAGTGTCTATATCTATCGACTTCACGCTGTTTGGCGTGGGTGTCGTGTTCCTCATCCTCGCCTCCATGAACATCGGCAACCTTCTGGCGCCGTACTGGGCCGACGCCAACGCCTGCTATATCATGCCCATCGTCGCCTTCTGTCTGCTGCCCGTCGCTCTACTGGGAACGCCCGCGGACTTTTGGTAAGTTTTTGCAGATTGTCAAAAGTCATagtattaattgttttatcatagATTTTTTGTCTGTGACATAAGTTATGTAGAAAACAAATCAATTCGGTAACGAATGTTGCAATTAAAGCTTAATTCTATTTGTTCCAATTCAAACCGCAAACGCTTTGTGAATCAGTATTATTCAACATGCTTTCCGTCTTTTATTTGTATCTATCAGACTATGTCTTATGAATTTATtagaaaaaatggttattaGTTCCACTTCTTTTAACCGAGGGAATTGTTTAAACTCTAAGACACACATTGTAGTAATGATTAACAATTGCGGCATGGCAGTACATCTATATGAGTATATTAAGTTTCTACCTTGTCACAATAAATCTACTGCAGAATGGTCTTCCCATAACAAGCAAGTTGAACGTCAAATTGTAGATAGAACAATCAATCCCTTATGTAATTAAATGACCTCTGTATTCTGCACGTGTGTCGCGCTTCCCTTGCTCTACAGCAACCGTCATGTATCTAGTACCGTGCGTCTCTAGGTTTGTGGCGGTCGGAGCCACATGCGCCACGGGAGTGGCGTGTGTTATATTGGTTGTGCTGATCGCCATTGACGGACACCACCAGAAGGAAGAGGGCTTCGAGATCGTCCATCGCGAGGTGACCTTCACATCGTTTTCTGTCGCGTTCGGCACCATCTGCTTCGCCTTCGGTGGCCACCCGGCCTTCCCCACCTTCCAGGCTGATATGAAGAAACAGTCGAACTTTGGAAAAGCCGTGCTACTGGGATACTTTAGTAAGACATTGTCGGATAATATATTCGTAGTAtcaataatgtttgaaaaaaagcaatgaataaaGATGATCTTCTGTGCTATAAAGAATCTCGATGAAACCCCCAAACATATTAAGAATTTTACAAGTCTCCGGAAAATAAGGAAGATGATaggtataataatgttaataatgttattgttatacatCCATCCACTACAGTTTTAACTATATAAAAGGGAGATAACACggatattttttcattaaattttgttcGTTGATTTACACCCCTTGACCAAAGCCCGAAGCTTGAACCTGTCTGAAAGATTATTTTTCTAAAGCACAGAATGCATGTAAACAACAATATACACATCTTACGGAATTGCACACGTATGTTCCAGTCGTCCTGATGATGTATTTCCCCGTGTCGCTGGCTGGGTTCACCAATTACGGTCATATAAAGGACAATGTGCTGGACACTGTCCCTGCTGGCGTCGCCCACACCATCGTGTCCATCCTTATCATTGCTCACCTCATGCTCGGCTTCGTCATCGTCGTCAACCCCTTCTGCCAAGAGATCGAACACCTTTGTAGGATACCAACAAGTGCGTACTACtgccatttattttatataaagatattttggtGAAATGATTCGCAATGCTTCACG
The DNA window shown above is from Mya arenaria isolate MELC-2E11 chromosome 6, ASM2691426v1 and carries:
- the LOC128238973 gene encoding uncharacterized protein LOC128238973 isoform X2: MDVEKIGGLGIVTCAVFIVGEIAGSGVLALPAAVEGSGWTGLALMVLCALVSAYTGNILGKAWLIVRKRTPEYQTGHVRYPYPAIGQAAFGVFGRRLVSISIDFTLFGVGVVFLILASMNIGNLLAPYWADANACYIMPIVAFCLLPVALLGTPADFWFVAVGATCATGVACVILVVLIAIDGHHQKEEGFEIVHREVTFTSFSVAFGTICFAFGGHPAFPTFQADMKKQSNFGKAVLLGYFIVLMMYFPVSLAGFTNYGHIKDNVLDTVPAGVAHTIVSILIIAHLMLGFVIVVNPFCQEIEHLCRIPTNFTYKRVISRTAVVVAVLFVAESVPHFGNILALVGGSTTTLLAYILPSLFYMKLCRQKPLSLDDWEPEPEVPLHTKVFNYEIVVVGFIAGIASTYSALESLISDKFTVPCYISPTRALGNT